The Lolium rigidum isolate FL_2022 chromosome 1, APGP_CSIRO_Lrig_0.1, whole genome shotgun sequence region AAACGCTAACTGAGACGCTAAACGTGATTTGTTTTCCGTGTGGGAATATCCTCCGCAGCTTGGCAAAGCCGTTTTGAGCAGGAAAAAATCGCGGAGCGCCCGGCTCCTTACTTTGCGTCGACGCAAGCGAATTCTCTAAGATCGGCTGGGATTCAACCGTAACTACCGGGAAATAAAGCCTAGCGCCCGTGTTAAGCGCCTGCGCTGTAGATGCTCTTATGTACCCTTTTTCGGATCAAGTGTCTATTTTAGCTTTATCGTATAATGTAAACTTTATCATTGTTAGGCACCAATAGTATAGCACTTCTAGAATGGGTGTAGTACTACATTGTGAAAGCACGATCTTCCTATACATTTCTTTTGCTGAGGGAACGATCTTCTGTACATTTAGTTGTTGTATATGAACTTGACCAATATTTCGAAGTATTTCCATGTCAATGCATTTTGTGACATGAAAACGTTTTCTAACAGGAAATGGCTAAATCCtactcctccatctcctggatcgTGCGGTGGGCAATCCTTATCACATCCAGTCATCAACAACAACTTCCACCCAAAGACCAGTCGTAGCAGCTACCACACTGCAATTTCACAAGACCTTGTGTACATACAGTATAAAAAAGCAACAACGGTCGCAGCTTTCCTCTTCCCCAGGTGAGCCAGCCTGCGAGTGCGCCACCACAACAACCAGATCTCCGCCTCGCCGGCTGGCCACCCACTTCCCCACCGCATCCATCCACCACCATGAGGAGCGGGGGAGTGGCCGCAGCGGCTGCCGTGACGCGCGTGGCGCAGCGGGTGGTGGCCCCGTCGGCGCCCACGCCCGGCGGCGAGCTCCCGTTGTCCTGGCTCGACCGCTACCCCACGCAGCGCGCCCTCATCGAGTCCCTCCACGTCTTCaagggccgcgccgccggcgacgacgcCGGGGAGTCCCCGGTGGAGGCCATCGAGCGCGCCCTGGCTGCCGCGCTCGTCAGCTACTACCCCATCGCCGGCCGCCTCGCGGCGAACGACGCCGGCGAGCTCGTCGTTGACTGCACCGGCGAGGGCGTGTGGTTCGTGGAGGCCACGGCCTGCTGCACCCTGGAGGAGGTGGACTACCTCGAGTACCCGCTCATGGTTCCCAAGGACGAGCTCCTGCCGCACCCCGCCTACCCCGCCGACGACCCCCTCGCCGAGGACTCCCTAATCCTTCTCGTCCAGGTAATTTAGCTTTAGCGAGATGTCAAAAATTCGATCTTTTCCCCCATTAGAATGAGTCCATCCATGTCCGTGTTCTGGGAGCAATTCTTGAGAGAGTCAACGGCGTAGATAGCAGCAATGGCGTTTAACTGATTGCTCAATTCCCCAATTGACGCAATGCAGGTGACGAGGTTCGAGTGCGGCGGCTTCGTGGTCGGGTTCCGGTTCAGCCACGCCGTGGCGGACGGGCCGGGCGCGGCGCAGTTCATGTCGGCGATGGGCGAGATCGCGCGCGGGCGGTCGGCGCCGTCGCTGGAGCCGGCGTGGGGCCGCGAGGTGATCCCGTGCCCGCCGGCCGCGTCCGTGGGCCCGCTCCCGATCCCGACGGAGCTCCGGCTGCAGTACCTGGCCATGGACATCTCGACGGAGTACATCGACCACTTCAAGGCGCGGTTCCTGGACCAGACGGGCCACCGCTGCAGCGCGTTCGAGGTGCTCATCGCCAAGGCGTGGCAGGCGCGCACCCGGGCCTTCGCCTTCGCCAGCGGCTCCCCCGTGCACGTCTGCTTCGCCATGAACGCGCGCCCGGCGCTCCGTGCCCCCGCGCTGCCCCACGGCTTCTACGGCAACTGCTACTACATCATGCGCGTGTCGGCGCCCGCCGAGGCCGTCTCCGACGCGCCGCTCAGCGACGTGGTGCGCCTGATCCGGGAGGGCAAGAAGCGCCTCCCCGCCGAGTTCGCCCGGTGGAGCCGCGGCGAGCTGGACGCCGACCCGTACCGGATCACCTCCGACTACCGGACGCTGCTCGTCTCCGACTGGTCGCGCCTCGGGTTCGCCGAGGTCGACTACGGCTGGGGCGCGCCCGTGCACGTCGTGCCGCTCACCAACCTCGACTACATCGCCACCTGCATCCTCGTCCGCCCCTCCGCGCACAAGCCCGGCGCGCGCCTCATCACCCAGTGCGTCGCCGACGACGGCGTCGACGCCTTCCACCGGGACATGATGCGACTCGACGACTGAGCTGCGATTGATCGGGCCGGCCGTCGGTAGCTGCTGCCGGAGCAGAGGAAAACTATACCCGCTGCTGCTACACCgcgatacatacatacatacataattCGCGACCTGTAATGTTTGATTGATTCGTTGTATTCGATTGAATTCGTTCGTTTTGCCAGTTAGCGACTGTTCTTCGAGATGGTTTACCAGGCTTGGTTAGCTGTTGCTGCTCGCCAAGAAGTCTGCAACGGTCGATCGAGACGTCGAGTTGGTGGGGAGCCGCTGTCTCCCCTCGCCTAAGCAAAGCAAAGCAAAGCAGGACTTGAGTAGTAAGCACGAGGAGCAAGCTGCGACCTGACTGACATGGGGTTCCTCTACCTTGCGCGCGTCCCAGTCAATCGCGATCCTGGTTCGTTGAGCTCCGGTAGCGTGCGCGGGTGCTAAAAATCGATGCTTTGCTTCTGCTGATCATCTCGGTGGCTTTTTGTTGCGATGGCGACGCTTAGCACTAGCACGCGTGTGCTGGAGTGTTTGGCTGGTGATTCGGTGGTTCAATAAAGAAGAAGCCGTTGCTCGTGTTCCAGAAGCTTAGCTACTGGCCGCTCcattaaagaagaagaagaagaagtcttCTTCTTCCGGTGTTTCTTGCCACTTGAGCCGCTGCACAGGCTGCCGAGCTAGCTGCCGCCTGCTGTTGCCGTATCATTTTGTTCGGTTCTGCCAGCTTAAACCCTCTTGTTTCTGAACTGCTGTGAACGTGGTTCGGCCGGTAGAACAAGTTTGGGTGAGGGAATTGACGGGTGCCCAACTGCCACCGGAGTCCTCACATCTCTGTCGGTGCTGCCTGCCGTATAGCGGCGTGTGCCGACAAAAAAAACCACAAAATTGACAAAAAGTCCGGCGCAAAATAACCTGCTTCTGAAttcaattcaccaagtaaccttcTAGAACATCTCCAGCTGTGTCCCgagtttttagataaaaggcactaagagcatctccagtcgcgtccccaaaccgtcccccaaaccgcgccggattgagcgtttgggggacgtgttttgctcgtgccgtgtttgggggacgtcgctccccagccgcgtcccccaaacgccgcccccaaatgaatatttgtgcagggaaaataaaggttttcattcaattttgattatatattacaaagtttgaatgaaaacggctagatttcatctaaacctaggctgcgaccgccggcggcgcgttcgacggccccgccccgtcgtcgcctcccctacgccgcggctcctcctgcgcgcgcctcctctccttgcgttcggcggtggccggacggtgccgctcccgccgatagtcctcctccgccctccctggCCGGGCCGgcgggagggagagctcgatggcgcgacgaatctccgcctcttcgcgggcacgggcgtcgtcctggagcttcttctccgagtcgaaggactcgacgagggcgcgttgcgcgatcggccgtctcgtcgggtgcggggcgtcgtcgtcggaccggtcgaactcgtcgtcgtcgtcgtcctccacctcggtctcctccgcctcggcctcctcctccattggcgcctcctcctccacatcgttggcgcctccatcatcgccgccgcatacgcgtcggccgccatgcttgctccgcccgcctcccccatagcgccgtaagcgccgactcccgctgtcgacgctcctccgccgtcgcctgctgctggagctcgatcgactcacgccgccggcgcctgctgctggagctcgatcgactcacgccgccggcgctcgatcgagtcacgccgttcacggaacagcgcttgccgctcatcgcgctggcgccggcgctcgtcagcccatcgctgctccatctcctcccggtaccggcgccgttCATCTAATTCCTATTCAACAGCTTACAAAAGTTCGTTCGAAAGATTGATTAGTTTAGTTAATAATTGCGTTTACTCCTTTTGTTGCACCACCAAGATATTGTCAAGTACATACATGGATcaaattttttttcttctaattAACTAGGTAATCTGCAAAACCAGTATATTATCTCAAACAGGGTACTACAtatttcattttctatttatgttgcacaataTTTACAACATTACTCTAATATGATGAACGAAATGCAGCTCTGACTGCCTTTCCGTAAAAGAAAAAGTTAGTAGTAAGACTAAGAGTTATATGCGTGAAACATCATTATAATGCATGGTTTCTACACTTAAAATAAAATTAAATCGTGATATTTAAAATTCATCAATTGATGGTACCCAGTTGCTAGCAAGACACACAATTACAACTTATTGTTATGTTGGTGAATTGGTATCCATGATCCAAGTTCTTAGGACCGCGGGAGATACCCTAAAGCGTCAGTTAGTTAGATGTTGTTCCGAACTAGCAAGATGATGGGTTAAATGACTGAGATGATTGTTCCGGCTGCGTTCCACACGGCCTACCATTTTAATTCTGaaacaccaaacaaaattctaaccCGAATTCAGACAAGTAGGTTGGTGAATCTCACCGgtcggcgaggaagaggaggaagtcgTCGTCCAAGAACCGGTCGATTTGCTCTACGCCTACCACGCTAGCATTGAGAGGTTGCCCCTTACCACGCTTGGCTCGAGCGGCCGTGTATTATTTCTGCAAAATCCTAAAATCGTGTATTAATTGCAAAATTCAATCTTTTCTTGTCTATTTCATGGCTTGGAAAATTAGGGCCCTGTCCACCCTACCTTCATATGGGTTTAAAACTGATTTTTTCGAGATTGTGTTTAAAACTGAAGTTACTCGTTTAAAAATCACCATTTAGTCTTACCTTAACTTAACTGGCTTATACTCTAACTCTATTCTAGAATCCTCTAAGTGACTACTTGTTTTATTTATGAAACTGTGTACATACTTAAGAACGAAACGCGCGCGACGtgtgctcgatggaccacgcgcaGGCTGTCTCCGTTTTTCCTTCCCAGATCAAACGAGATTCGATATCAAAACATCCTAACCCACCTATTCTTTGCTCCTTTTAGGATGACTTCCACATACAGTACTACGTGGAATCTGAGCCGCATAAAACGCTGGCGCTGCGTACAGCCAACACGTGCTATGTATTTGTTGACAAGAAAAAGGAGATGTAAAAAAGAAGGAAGGCAAAATCATCCCAAGATTATGCTCGTCTTTG contains the following coding sequences:
- the LOC124683795 gene encoding acyl transferase 7-like gives rise to the protein MRSGGVAAAAAVTRVAQRVVAPSAPTPGGELPLSWLDRYPTQRALIESLHVFKGRAAGDDAGESPVEAIERALAAALVSYYPIAGRLAANDAGELVVDCTGEGVWFVEATACCTLEEVDYLEYPLMVPKDELLPHPAYPADDPLAEDSLILLVQVTRFECGGFVVGFRFSHAVADGPGAAQFMSAMGEIARGRSAPSLEPAWGREVIPCPPAASVGPLPIPTELRLQYLAMDISTEYIDHFKARFLDQTGHRCSAFEVLIAKAWQARTRAFAFASGSPVHVCFAMNARPALRAPALPHGFYGNCYYIMRVSAPAEAVSDAPLSDVVRLIREGKKRLPAEFARWSRGELDADPYRITSDYRTLLVSDWSRLGFAEVDYGWGAPVHVVPLTNLDYIATCILVRPSAHKPGARLITQCVADDGVDAFHRDMMRLDD